A stretch of DNA from Aerosakkonema funiforme FACHB-1375:
AGATGGGGAAAATTATCAACGCATAGTTACTAAATCCCAAATCCCAAATCCCAAACCTGTTTCTCCATCTGTACGAGTTGATTTAGATCTGCTAAAAAGCCTGAGTCACTTAGCAGGGGAACTGCTGATCAATCAAAATCGCCTAGCTAATATTGCCGAGCAAATTCAAGACTCGGTTGGGCGATCGCGCTTGCGGTTGCGACGACACCAGCAAACAATGAGCGAACTGCGCGACTGGTGCGATGAAATATCGATCGCCCAGGAGCGACAAAATGCCAAATTGCAGATTCCCGACTTTAAATTACCAAATGGAGAAGCAAAACTTCTTTCTGCGATCTTAAATCTCAAATCTGAAATTAACTCTAACTTCGATTCCTTAGAGTTGGATCGCTACAGCGAACTTCACGTACTTTTGCAATCAGCCATAGAAGAAATTGTCCAACTAGAAGAATCTACAGATTCTACCGATATATTGGCACGACAATCAAGCCAAATTATTGAAAAACAGCGACGCCTGTTGAATAACGTGCAAGATAACATGAGAGAGGCACAAATGTTGCCTGTTGGGGAAATTTTCAGTCGCTTTCCTCGACTCTTGCAACAACTGACGACAGCTCATCGCAAACCAGTAGAACTGACGCTGCGGGGTACAGATGTGCTGGTGGATAGGGCGTTAGCAGAAAAGCTGTACGACCCGTTACTGCACTTAGTTCGCAATGCCTTCGATCACGGGATCGAAGCACCTCAAATTCGCGCTCATAGAGGCAAACCAGAAACAGGTAACATTGAAATTCGTGCCTATCATCAGGGCAATCAAACAATTATTGAAGTCAGCGATGACGGTCAGGGGCTGGACTTAGATCGGATTCGGCGGCGTGCGATCGAACTGCAATGGATGTCTGCGGAACAAGCTAATAAATTGTCTGAAAATGCCGTGTTAGATTTGTTGTTTGAACCGGGATTTTCTACCGTATCGCAACTGAGCGATCTTTCCGGTCGCGGCATTGGTTTAAATGTTGTACGTTCCCAAATGCAGGCGCTTTACGGATCGGTTTTAGTACGCTCGGAACCGGAGAATGGCACAACATTTTCTCTGCAATTTCCGCTAACTTTAACAATGGGGAAATTGATGGTTTGTGAGGTAGGTGGTGCTGTGTATGCCTTGCTATCGGATGCTATTGAACAGATAATTATCCCCAAATCAGAGCAAATTCAAAAATTAGAAGGTCAAAAAGTATTGCGCTGGAGTAGGGGCGAGTCTCAAGTTATGGTGCCTGTGTACAATATGGCCGAATTGCTGGGCTACAGTTACCATTCTCAAGCACCGGGTTACACTCCTCTGCTGCTGCTACGCCGACATCAAGAACTTTTGGGGTTGGAAGTCGATCAAATTTTGGGCGAACAAGAACTGGTGATTAGACCTTTAGGTAAAGCGATCGCACCTCCCAGCTATGTCTACGGTGGCAGTACCCTTGCTGACGGTCGCCTCACACTTGTGATTGACGGTACTGCGTTGGTCGATCGCTTGTTTAATCAATTAACAGTAAAATTGCAGATTTCCGATCTAAAATTGCCAATCGATAACAAAAATCCTACGTTCAATCTGCAATCTGAAACTTCAAATTTGAAATTAAAGCCATCTGCGATCTCTCCTCTTCTTCTTCCTCGTTCTCCCTCTGCTTCTATCGCCTCTTCTTCTCCTAAAATTTTGGTAGTAGATGATTCGATTAGCGTGCGTCAAACGTTAGCATTGCTCCTGCAAAGAGCGGGTTACCAAGTGCTACAAGCACAGAACGGTCGAGAGGCACTACAGCAAATGCAACAAAATCGAGGTATTCAATTAGTCATTTGCGATATTGAAATGCCTGTGGTGAATGGTTTTGAATTTTTAAACAATTGCAGTCAAGACCCAGATTTAGCTAAAGTGCCTGTGCTTATGTTAACTTCTCGCCAAGGTGAAAAATATCGGCTTATATGCTTAGAAATGGGGGCTGTGGGCTACTTTACCAAGCCCTATCGCAACGACGAACTTTTGGGTGCGATCGCTGACTGGCTCGCTCAAAAAGCTCCCGCTGCCATCACTTTCTAAGAGAGTCAAAAATGCGAACAAGGGGGAAAAGGAAAAAGGGGAAAAACCCTTTCTCCTTTTCTCCCTTTTACGCTTTTTCCGAACCTGTGTCAGCAACCCAGTTTCTAGCATTACTTGACTGAGGCTCTAGCAGCCTAGCATTTAAGAATTTCTTCACAAGTAGATGACATACTTTGACGATCGAGTTGCCGCCAAAGATGGTAACATCATCAGGGTGGCTTATCGCTCGGCAGCAGTAACTTGCTGCCATTACCCAAAGCGATTACCTAAGATAATCCCAACAGTTGCCGCCTAAAAGCAAAAAACAATGATAATTTCAGATTTAAATTTGAAATTTATCGAAATCATTTAGTAAAGTATCTAACGGCAATTCCTTATGCTTGGACTCAAGCGCTTAAGTATTAAAGCAAAAGTTCAAATCATGCTCCTGATAGTGAGTATGATTTCCATACTGGTGATTGGCTACCTGGGCTGGAGTTGGGCAAGGGCTGAGCTGAGAGAGACTCTCTTCGATCATTTGGCCAGTATCCGTAGCGCCAAAGCTTATCAGCTAGAATCCTACTTTACCAACTTAAAGCACCACCTGGAGACTCTGTGTGAGGATCGGATGGTAGTGACAGCAATGAAGGAGTTCAATGAGGCATACGACGAACTCAACCAAAAAAGTATTCCTGCGGAGTGGGATAAAGCAATTGAAACATATTACAGCAAGGAATTTTTACCTCGGCTGTCTAAAAACATTCTGGGAACACCCAACTTTGAAACCTACGCGCCACAAAGTCCAGCAGCTCGATATCTCCAATATCACTACATTGCCCATAACCCGCATCCGGTGGGAGAAAAAGATGCTTTGCAGAATGCGGGAGACGATAGCAAGTACAGCAATATTCATACCCAGTACCACAAGCTATTTCGGGACATCATCAAAAAGTTTGGCTACTACGATCTCTTCCTGATCGATCCGAAAAACGGGGAAATTGTCTACTCAGTTGATAAAGAGACGGATTTTGCCACAAATCTGAGTGAGGGCCCTTACAGTCGCAGCAATTTAGGGAATGCGATCGCATCTGTGCAGGATAATCCCGATCGCGACGCGATTACAGTAGTCGATTTCCAATTCTATCGCGCCTCCTATGGGGCACCTGCGGCATTTATCGCTGGCCCGATTTTAGACGGTTCCCAGTTGGTCGGCATTCTCGCCGTGCAAATGCCGGTGGATGAGATTAACGACATCGTAACAGGGCATCGCCAGTGGCAGGGTCTGGGGAAAACAGGAGAAACCTATCTGGTGGGTTCGGATTTTCTGATGCGATCTTCTTCCCGCTTTTCGATCGAAAAGCCGGAGGACTACAAGGCAACTTTGCGTGCTAGGGGTACAAAAGAAGAGACGATTCAACTCATTAGTAATATCGGCACTTCTATCCTGTTGCAGAAGATCGACACCAAGGCAGCAAAAGCGGTCATCAAACATGGTGAAGGTAGCAAAATCACTCAAGACTATCGCGGTATTAAGGTACTCAGTTCCTACTCGCGCCTCAATCTACCCGGCTTAGACTGGGCAATTGTGTCGGAAATAGATATCGCTGAAGCCTATAAATCTCTTTATTCGCTGCAAAGTTACCTGTTTACCTCAACCGTAATCCTCGTGTTGGTGGTAACTTTTGTGGCTGGTGTAGCCGCCGCCAAATTTGTCAAACCGATCAAAGCGATGGTGGAAGCATCTGAGAAAGTAGCTGCGGGAGAAGCAGACGTTGAACTGGTGGTGGATACGCAAGATGAGTACAAAGATTTGGCAGATATCTTTAACCAAATAATTAAAGGCTTTCGCCAGCAAAATCACGAAGTCGAACAGAAATATCGCCAAAGCGAGAGCTTGTTATCGAAATTATTGCCCAAGACGGTAGCCGATCGACTCAAGAAAGGCGAAAAAGAAATTAACGACTCGATTCCACAAGCGACGGTGATGTTTGCCAGCATAACTGGCTTAAGGAAGTTAGAAGCAGATAAGGGTGTTAAAGCAGTTGCAGAACAACTCAACGAATTGATCGATTCCCTCGATGAACTTACCGATCGCTACGATGTAGAAAAATTAAAGGTCGCCTGCGATCGCTACATTGCCATTTGCGGACTCACCAAACCCCGTCTCGATCACGAAAAACGAATGATGGATTTTGCCTTGAAGGCACTCGACATTACGCAAGGCATTAATAACCGACTTAATACCAGGCTGGGTCTCGGCATTGGTATTCATGCAGGCAGAGTGACGGCAGGCATCATCGGTACGCAAAAGTTTTCTTACGATTTGTGGGGAGAGACGGTAGTAATCGCCAGTTACCTGAATACTCAAGCTGAAGCCAACGCGATTGTAGTTACCCAATCAGTGCGCGATCGCTTGGGCGATTCATACGAATTTGAACATGGAAAAGCGATCGATGTGGAAGGTAACAGACTAAATACCTGGGTGTTGAGGAAGAGAGCGCTGACAGATCTAATCGGTGCGCTTACAGGTGGTTTAGATCTCGATGCTTTTGATGAATTTAACGACGGTGATGATATAAAACCAAACAAGCCGATCGAACCACCAAAATCAACGATTAACCAATTTACTAGCAGTTTCGGTGTGGCTGCGTTTGACGACGTTACAAAAGACGACGTACAAACAACCGCTCCCTCAGTAAATAAAACTACTTCTTCACCGACATCAAGTTTCGGTCAACTGACTGGCGATTTAGGTATTGATGATTTTGATGATATTCAAGATGAGAAAAGCGATGCGCTCGCCGATAGCAAAACTACTTCTTCACCGACATCAAGTTTCGGTCAACTTACCAGCGATTTAGGTATTGATGATTTTGATGACATTCAAGATGAGAAAAGTGATGCGCTCACCGATAAGCAAACTGCTGAAGTAACCACATCAAGTTTCGGTCAACTGACTGGCGATTTAGGTATTGATGATTTTGATGACATTCAAGATGAGAAAAGTGATGCGCTCGCAGATAGCAAAACTGCTGAAGTAACCACATCAAGTTTCGGTCAACTGACTGGCGATTTAGGTATTGATGATTTTGATGGCATTCAAGATGAGAAAAGCGATGCGCTCGCCGATAGCAAAACTGCTGAAGTAACCACATCAAGTTTCGGTCAACTGACTGGCGATTTAGGTATTGATGATTTTGATGACATTCAAGATGAGAAAAGCGATGCGCTCGCCGATAGGCAAACTGCTGAAGTAACCACATCAAGTTTCG
This window harbors:
- a CDS encoding adenylate/guanylate cyclase domain-containing protein; the encoded protein is MLLIVSMISILVIGYLGWSWARAELRETLFDHLASIRSAKAYQLESYFTNLKHHLETLCEDRMVVTAMKEFNEAYDELNQKSIPAEWDKAIETYYSKEFLPRLSKNILGTPNFETYAPQSPAARYLQYHYIAHNPHPVGEKDALQNAGDDSKYSNIHTQYHKLFRDIIKKFGYYDLFLIDPKNGEIVYSVDKETDFATNLSEGPYSRSNLGNAIASVQDNPDRDAITVVDFQFYRASYGAPAAFIAGPILDGSQLVGILAVQMPVDEINDIVTGHRQWQGLGKTGETYLVGSDFLMRSSSRFSIEKPEDYKATLRARGTKEETIQLISNIGTSILLQKIDTKAAKAVIKHGEGSKITQDYRGIKVLSSYSRLNLPGLDWAIVSEIDIAEAYKSLYSLQSYLFTSTVILVLVVTFVAGVAAAKFVKPIKAMVEASEKVAAGEADVELVVDTQDEYKDLADIFNQIIKGFRQQNHEVEQKYRQSESLLSKLLPKTVADRLKKGEKEINDSIPQATVMFASITGLRKLEADKGVKAVAEQLNELIDSLDELTDRYDVEKLKVACDRYIAICGLTKPRLDHEKRMMDFALKALDITQGINNRLNTRLGLGIGIHAGRVTAGIIGTQKFSYDLWGETVVIASYLNTQAEANAIVVTQSVRDRLGDSYEFEHGKAIDVEGNRLNTWVLRKRALTDLIGALTGGLDLDAFDEFNDGDDIKPNKPIEPPKSTINQFTSSFGVAAFDDVTKDDVQTTAPSVNKTTSSPTSSFGQLTGDLGIDDFDDIQDEKSDALADSKTTSSPTSSFGQLTSDLGIDDFDDIQDEKSDALTDKQTAEVTTSSFGQLTGDLGIDDFDDIQDEKSDALADSKTAEVTTSSFGQLTGDLGIDDFDGIQDEKSDALADSKTAEVTTSSFGQLTGDLGIDDFDDIQDEKSDALADRQTAEVTTSSFGQLTGDLGIDDFDDIQDDKNDALSASETVESPTSEISSLASDLEPNEVEDIADEDIQTTVLPLEQTVASSTSEISSLASDLEPNEVEDIADEDIQTTVLPLEQTVASSTSTIESIASDELERNEFEDIADDDLQTTTHSGEQTSELSASMMESIANDVEQIDWDDIKEESVKTTAQPLLQTGELPASMMESISSDRFESNEVEEMADENSQITDRTAEQTGGLPTSIIKKLRQDLRQNQSVSEEIKDEKVEPTRIADPSDTKSFITESFLQNVLREASQHKAWLKYQSELSSTTPEKHLNIRQIASNFRRQEGNNSEENKNEDLQTNATQENQTNETPTSTSEQLPSDLGQNELDDKKDDDVKITE
- a CDS encoding hybrid sensor histidine kinase/response regulator, translating into MSLDTNIREQGYQYFVAEAPELLQAIEQDLLTLREDYSLVKVHSLMRTTHTLKGAAANMGLETIKTIAHHLEDVFKVLYSPDLSIDTELETLLIEGYECLRFPLMAEIQGGYINDNEVLDRAVYVFAQLQEKLGDYFARETHIPTSVELGFDITQSIFEVGVKQRLEELVNLLNNSQPWQVEPALREQAEIFVGLAESLNLPGFGAIAQKTIAALELHPKQASNIAKVAITDFWQAWSAVMAGDRTRGGEPSFTLQQLAGTILPVKVAIEVGEDRRGGAEEQEEFVFSESDSEFSSFIDEAENFVEIDDYVDLPASDLDLSLEEVFGSLVADTIAQSTEISPIAKQTANVTAANVAEVDESTEDGENYQRIVTKSQIPNPKPVSPSVRVDLDLLKSLSHLAGELLINQNRLANIAEQIQDSVGRSRLRLRRHQQTMSELRDWCDEISIAQERQNAKLQIPDFKLPNGEAKLLSAILNLKSEINSNFDSLELDRYSELHVLLQSAIEEIVQLEESTDSTDILARQSSQIIEKQRRLLNNVQDNMREAQMLPVGEIFSRFPRLLQQLTTAHRKPVELTLRGTDVLVDRALAEKLYDPLLHLVRNAFDHGIEAPQIRAHRGKPETGNIEIRAYHQGNQTIIEVSDDGQGLDLDRIRRRAIELQWMSAEQANKLSENAVLDLLFEPGFSTVSQLSDLSGRGIGLNVVRSQMQALYGSVLVRSEPENGTTFSLQFPLTLTMGKLMVCEVGGAVYALLSDAIEQIIIPKSEQIQKLEGQKVLRWSRGESQVMVPVYNMAELLGYSYHSQAPGYTPLLLLRRHQELLGLEVDQILGEQELVIRPLGKAIAPPSYVYGGSTLADGRLTLVIDGTALVDRLFNQLTVKLQISDLKLPIDNKNPTFNLQSETSNLKLKPSAISPLLLPRSPSASIASSSPKILVVDDSISVRQTLALLLQRAGYQVLQAQNGREALQQMQQNRGIQLVICDIEMPVVNGFEFLNNCSQDPDLAKVPVLMLTSRQGEKYRLICLEMGAVGYFTKPYRNDELLGAIADWLAQKAPAAITF